The Flavobacterium sp. HJ-32-4 genome contains a region encoding:
- a CDS encoding fibronectin type III domain-containing protein codes for MKVNITLLCLLAFSCFIPKATAQCTNGTLYPSTTFTPACSNTYETIVTNAWAGQYANVNVVSNNVYTFMSSVSADYVTITNEDAGVVLAHGPSPLVWVSGTTSGTVRYYLHTSANCGSLGQNRTRYVKCTAAPVCGNPTALSASAITSNSARLNWTAPSPAPSSYDLYIVTTNTAPVDATPATVTSNTAGVGVLSGLAASTTYYYWIRSNCGVTKGAWVSGGSFATIAALTCNGAANGLYPDATFTPSCTGSNETIVNDAYAGEFANVNYVSDKQYTFTSSVATDYITITNATGTTVLASGTTPVTWNSGASSGVLRYYFHSDPNCGAQTSLRVKYIKCVNAPANCNAPTSFTISNITSNSVRLNWVAPTPAPVSYDVHCITSFTPPSDNQASSITTMAAGITCLNGLAPATTYHFWVRSFCGGTTKSSWSYGGTFTTNAALNCNGAYYGLYPEQTFTPSCTGTVETIVNDAYAGEFSKVNVTSNKQYSFFSSVTTDFLTITNITGTTVLASGQTPVYWNSGNFSGQIRYFISSNGNCGTQASNRVKSIACSTIQANCGAPSFLQYSNVTSNSVRLFWTAPEVAPDYYDIYVSESNAVYPEYNTQPTGNSASYIRSYYAGLFPSTTYYFWVRSVCNNGNQKSDWMEGGSFTTLPNLQCNGASFGLYPEDTMQLENTGNPEIVALEGKAGEYTNVAVANNKQYTFTSSNPEDFLTITNAEGTQVLVSGVTPVTWTSGNMATVVRFYLHANANCTDDDAPRVRYVTGSTLGLEELSERQVVVYPNPSAGRFMVETGGRIADAITIHDHLGRVVGSYTPTASQTNLTLNGLAGGVYYVRIKAQGTEVTKKLVLKK; via the coding sequence ATGAAAGTAAACATTACTCTTTTATGCCTTTTGGCGTTTTCCTGTTTCATCCCGAAGGCCACGGCACAGTGTACGAACGGGACCTTGTATCCGAGCACGACGTTCACACCGGCTTGCTCCAACACCTACGAGACGATCGTCACCAACGCCTGGGCGGGTCAGTACGCCAACGTGAATGTGGTGAGCAACAACGTCTACACCTTTATGTCATCGGTGAGCGCCGATTATGTAACGATTACCAATGAAGACGCGGGTGTCGTCCTGGCCCACGGTCCGTCGCCACTTGTGTGGGTGTCGGGCACCACATCCGGCACCGTCCGCTATTACCTGCACACGAGCGCCAATTGTGGCTCGCTGGGGCAGAACCGCACGCGCTACGTCAAATGTACCGCCGCACCGGTGTGTGGCAACCCGACGGCCCTGTCTGCTTCTGCCATTACCTCCAACTCTGCCCGTCTTAACTGGACGGCCCCGTCTCCGGCTCCGAGTTCGTACGACCTTTATATCGTGACTACCAACACGGCTCCGGTTGACGCGACGCCTGCCACCGTAACCAGCAACACGGCCGGCGTAGGTGTCTTGAGCGGATTGGCCGCTTCTACCACTTATTACTACTGGATCCGTTCGAACTGCGGTGTCACCAAAGGCGCCTGGGTGTCGGGCGGCAGTTTCGCTACCATCGCGGCCCTGACGTGTAACGGTGCGGCCAACGGACTCTACCCGGATGCGACCTTCACGCCTTCGTGCACGGGCAGCAACGAAACCATCGTCAACGATGCCTACGCAGGCGAATTCGCGAACGTGAACTACGTTTCCGACAAACAATATACCTTCACCAGTTCGGTGGCGACGGATTACATCACCATCACCAATGCGACCGGTACGACGGTTTTGGCCAGTGGCACCACGCCGGTGACCTGGAACTCGGGTGCGTCATCGGGTGTGCTCCGCTATTACTTCCACAGCGATCCGAACTGCGGGGCGCAAACCAGCCTCCGCGTGAAGTACATCAAATGCGTCAACGCGCCTGCCAACTGCAACGCCCCGACCAGCTTCACCATCTCAAACATCACCTCGAATTCCGTGCGTTTGAACTGGGTAGCCCCAACGCCGGCGCCGGTTTCGTATGACGTGCATTGCATCACCAGCTTTACACCACCGTCTGACAACCAGGCGTCTTCCATCACGACGATGGCGGCGGGCATCACCTGCCTGAACGGACTGGCTCCGGCTACGACCTACCATTTCTGGGTGCGGTCGTTTTGCGGCGGTACTACGAAGAGTTCCTGGTCGTATGGCGGTACGTTCACAACGAATGCGGCGCTGAACTGTAATGGTGCGTATTACGGACTGTATCCGGAGCAAACTTTTACCCCCTCGTGCACCGGTACGGTTGAGACGATCGTCAACGACGCCTACGCGGGTGAATTCTCGAAGGTAAACGTCACGTCTAACAAACAATATTCGTTCTTCAGTTCGGTGACCACCGACTTCCTGACGATTACAAACATCACCGGAACAACGGTTTTGGCCAGCGGACAAACGCCGGTCTATTGGAACTCCGGTAACTTTTCCGGGCAGATCCGTTATTTCATTAGCTCAAACGGCAACTGTGGCACACAGGCCTCGAACCGCGTGAAGTCGATCGCGTGCAGTACGATACAGGCAAACTGCGGTGCGCCGAGCTTCCTACAGTATTCTAATGTGACCTCCAATTCGGTGCGCTTGTTCTGGACGGCGCCCGAAGTTGCACCCGACTATTACGACATCTACGTATCGGAGTCGAATGCGGTGTATCCGGAGTACAACACCCAGCCAACCGGAAATTCCGCGAGTTACATCCGGTCGTATTATGCCGGATTGTTCCCTTCGACGACCTATTATTTCTGGGTGCGCTCGGTGTGTAACAATGGCAACCAGAAATCCGACTGGATGGAAGGCGGCAGCTTTACGACCTTGCCGAACCTGCAGTGTAACGGTGCTTCGTTTGGCCTGTACCCTGAAGATACGATGCAGTTGGAAAATACCGGAAACCCTGAAATCGTGGCTTTGGAAGGCAAGGCCGGGGAATATACGAACGTAGCGGTGGCGAACAACAAGCAGTATACGTTCACGAGCTCAAACCCGGAGGATTTCCTTACGATCACCAACGCGGAAGGCACGCAGGTGCTGGTCAGCGGCGTGACGCCGGTCACCTGGACATCGGGCAACATGGCGACTGTGGTACGTTTTTACCTGCACGCCAATGCGAATTGTACGGATGACGACGCGCCGCGTGTGCGCTACGTAACCGGCTCGACCCTCGGACTGGAGGAGCTTTCAGAGCGCCAGGTAGTGGTGTATCCGAACCCAAGTGCCGGACGTTTCATGGTGGAAACGGGTGGGCGTATCGCCGATGCCATTACCATCCATGACCACCTCGGTCGTGTGGTAGGAAGCTATACACCAACCGCCAGCCAAACCAACCTGACCCTAAACGGACTGGCGGGAGGCGTTTACTACGTCCGCATCAAAGCCCAGGGAACGGAGGTAACGAAGAAACTGGTGTTGAAGAAGTAA
- a CDS encoding DUF4407 domain-containing protein: MKSKSDRPQNSLKVLLSIYSGEDKEYVRTSSRKARIMFAFIGVFVLLIFSGCFFSANSFFFSLFEGNRWISIPIGITWGLLVVNMYLLLLYTVSPAILPHKKNQNGTSNRFLTLSMGLRAGFMSLLAMIVAQPLNVELFSESISNSLMQHIQEEKARMIASSNEFLVREELEALQDFHNHIRTKMLPNDEKRLLQQLSFIDQKVKTDAFFVRKTQSLLKQLDAGKSAFLLSKKEKAAQKNLIGHLEDLVNKEIESDRRFLEVLTMTHPDLANLNGDFNVYATRLSNAMEKKREGYDQLDYLLSHTNFYVKRIQLILFEHRLSWLTTFLVCAIFLFPIYLKYRVRNATDFYAQRIVWEKEKVEKDYALFKKKYCSILRENIRNYNFASLQRLHIELEKLKRIDLKRYRKYHRQVQDEYRDEVLSKYEYWADHPFRTLPKSNPKPLMLPPVAMMDFLYDDTQTNGV; the protein is encoded by the coding sequence ATGAAAAGCAAGTCTGACAGACCGCAGAATAGCCTTAAGGTACTGCTTAGTATCTATTCTGGCGAAGATAAAGAATACGTCCGCACATCGAGCCGGAAAGCCCGCATCATGTTCGCCTTCATAGGAGTCTTCGTATTACTTATTTTCAGCGGCTGTTTTTTTAGTGCCAACTCTTTTTTCTTCTCTCTTTTTGAAGGAAATCGCTGGATAAGCATTCCCATCGGGATCACTTGGGGGCTACTGGTCGTCAACATGTATCTCCTGCTGCTTTACACGGTATCCCCGGCGATCCTGCCCCATAAGAAAAATCAAAACGGCACCTCCAATCGCTTTCTTACTTTATCGATGGGACTTCGTGCCGGATTCATGTCTCTGCTCGCTATGATCGTAGCACAGCCCCTGAACGTTGAATTATTCTCGGAATCGATCTCCAACAGTCTGATGCAACATATACAGGAAGAAAAAGCCCGAATGATCGCTTCCTCGAACGAATTTCTTGTGCGGGAGGAGTTGGAAGCTTTGCAGGATTTTCATAACCACATCCGGACTAAAATGCTGCCTAACGATGAAAAAAGACTACTCCAACAACTATCCTTTATCGACCAAAAGGTAAAAACGGACGCCTTTTTCGTCAGAAAAACACAATCCCTGCTCAAACAACTGGATGCTGGTAAATCGGCCTTTCTACTCTCAAAAAAAGAAAAGGCCGCACAAAAGAACCTGATTGGGCATCTCGAAGACCTTGTAAACAAAGAAATAGAGAGTGACCGACGGTTTCTTGAAGTCCTTACAATGACGCATCCGGATCTGGCGAACTTAAACGGCGACTTCAACGTGTATGCGACCCGGCTGTCTAATGCCATGGAAAAAAAACGGGAAGGCTACGACCAACTCGACTATCTGTTATCACATACTAATTTCTATGTAAAGCGTATACAACTCATCCTTTTCGAACATCGTCTGTCATGGCTGACCACCTTCCTGGTATGCGCTATTTTCCTATTCCCGATTTATTTGAAGTACCGGGTTCGAAACGCAACCGATTTCTATGCCCAGAGAATTGTATGGGAAAAAGAAAAAGTCGAGAAAGACTATGCTCTTTTTAAAAAGAAATACTGTTCGATTCTGAGAGAAAACATACGCAACTACAACTTTGCCTCTTTGCAACGCCTCCATATCGAACTCGAAAAGCTAAAAAGAATCGACCTGAAGCGTTATCGAAAATACCATCGCCAGGTGCAGGATGAATACCGTGACGAAGTGCTGTCGAAATACGAATACTGGGCCGACCATCCGTTCCGCACCCTTCCGAAATCCAATCCAAAACCCTTGATGCTGCCACCCGTGGCTATGATGGACTTCCTTTACGACGACACACAAACGAATGGGGTATGA
- a CDS encoding tripartite tricarboxylate transporter TctB family protein, producing the protein MKEGTIVTILHEEFFIGEDGNRYVSRTKEIRTPRKTFLKGEISGKYRGDRVFLENPGPNRALFDFEIYEATVECGSRDNFRKDKPFRVEGKIEFPREKLPNTIPVTILSEGHVYDVNILEPALYNFESIRKYRQVHGTEAFGHFTAFITGYIFDYERTEITIVEEDVPITEPEVVTEVLSPLAGVTLSKRNAVGNYYQKQKADRYGNTVNYWQFNRVPESPGCFSGIIGSIALIGTLLFLVVLLPGFGYLLAFAAIMMLLTFLRPLWKWILRIGVVFFLILFGLSLFRVAMPRQGHSSSATKDDAREAHTAETPAPVDTGQKNTATNRSSDSLIKRFRAWDDYEGHHYEGYYTVRRSDFNSSHYHKENIGLQMQGLQEYNAIVADLGNYDTNRLAGLYHMLDSIGAANRLTKRAFAEMTVSMVQDIPYSLVLEDECSSGRYGDSFIKRYLSRPDAQCDPYQRFGINTPVEFITNLKGDCDTRTLLLYTVLAHYQYDVVLLSSEVYSHSLLGVALPFDGIAYNNSGRRYIAWETTNVGIPPGKINPEMTNMNNWRISLKSSHP; encoded by the coding sequence ATGAAAGAGGGTACCATCGTAACTATACTACATGAGGAGTTCTTCATTGGGGAAGATGGGAATCGGTATGTGTCACGCACAAAAGAGATACGTACACCCCGTAAGACCTTCCTTAAAGGTGAAATCAGCGGAAAGTACCGCGGCGACCGGGTATTTCTCGAGAACCCTGGTCCGAATCGGGCACTCTTCGACTTTGAAATCTATGAAGCCACGGTCGAATGTGGTTCACGTGATAACTTCCGAAAAGACAAACCATTCAGGGTCGAGGGTAAAATTGAGTTTCCGCGCGAGAAACTACCCAATACCATACCGGTCACCATCCTCTCTGAAGGCCATGTATACGATGTGAATATACTGGAGCCCGCACTATATAATTTCGAGTCCATACGGAAATACCGGCAAGTACACGGTACCGAGGCATTCGGCCATTTTACCGCGTTCATTACCGGTTATATATTCGACTATGAACGAACGGAAATTACGATAGTCGAAGAAGACGTTCCTATAACCGAACCGGAGGTAGTTACGGAAGTATTGTCGCCACTAGCGGGGGTAACCTTATCCAAAAGGAATGCCGTGGGGAATTACTATCAAAAGCAGAAAGCGGATCGGTATGGCAATACCGTAAATTATTGGCAATTTAACCGCGTGCCAGAATCGCCCGGATGCTTCTCCGGGATTATCGGATCCATCGCCCTGATTGGTACCCTGCTGTTTCTAGTCGTGCTCCTCCCCGGTTTCGGATACCTGCTCGCGTTTGCTGCCATCATGATGCTACTGACCTTCCTCAGACCTTTGTGGAAGTGGATCTTGCGTATCGGTGTGGTCTTCTTTCTCATTCTGTTCGGCCTTTCGCTCTTTAGGGTGGCGATGCCGAGACAGGGCCATTCTTCTTCAGCGACAAAAGACGATGCCCGGGAAGCGCATACCGCGGAAACACCTGCACCCGTTGACACCGGGCAAAAAAACACGGCCACCAACAGAAGTAGTGACAGCCTTATTAAACGTTTCCGGGCGTGGGACGATTACGAAGGCCACCACTACGAAGGCTACTATACCGTGCGACGCTCTGATTTCAATTCGTCTCATTATCACAAAGAGAACATCGGACTCCAGATGCAAGGTCTGCAGGAATACAATGCCATTGTCGCTGATTTGGGGAACTATGATACCAACCGGTTGGCAGGCTTATACCACATGCTCGACAGTATCGGCGCTGCGAACCGACTCACAAAAAGAGCCTTTGCCGAAATGACTGTTTCCATGGTACAGGACATCCCCTATAGCCTGGTGCTGGAAGACGAGTGCAGTTCTGGCCGATACGGCGATAGTTTCATCAAACGTTACCTGTCAAGGCCCGACGCGCAGTGTGATCCGTATCAGCGCTTCGGCATCAACACGCCAGTAGAATTTATCACAAATCTAAAAGGAGACTGTGACACCCGTACCCTCCTCTTATACACAGTGCTGGCCCATTACCAATATGATGTGGTACTACTTAGCAGCGAGGTCTACAGCCATTCGCTCCTGGGCGTTGCACTTCCGTTTGACGGAATCGCCTATAACAACTCCGGACGCCGCTACATTGCATGGGAAACCACGAATGTTGGTATTCCGCCGGGAAAAATCAATCCTGAAATGACCAATATGAACAATTGGAGAATATCTTTAAAATCAAGCCATCCATGA
- a CDS encoding DUF4407 domain-containing protein, with protein MKREYYELPPAGWVKKALWKCAGGDRYLLEHATYSDQIKYMCLGGIVFATGAMAGLAGGYAFYTIFEERGSAIDNPVDVKAAVMAVVFGIIWGLIIYNIDRFIVTSTGKGDGTEAITIAELKTALPRIIMGAIIAMTISKPVEIRMFKTEIDIKLREKQLEQQAEYQAKVEQTYADREKLLLSDFKKLEDQRKILLNKIKEYDDQYREEMAAGQGGRGKGEGPVALALKSERQKAEADLNSFDSYHSDELKELNNRKKQLREAKENERGNNEAIANGLDGLLERIKIAHEVAGFWISLFITLLFMAIELTPIFFKLMLTKTTYDYLAENRDELIKAENGIEVQYDHYTSKGGTELHLVVNHQAKKLIFEKKKVAQIQEELTNYAIERYKEREMRKIDENLDTYIRVADEKQV; from the coding sequence ATGAAAAGAGAATATTATGAACTTCCCCCAGCGGGTTGGGTGAAAAAAGCATTATGGAAATGTGCAGGAGGGGACCGCTACCTGCTTGAACACGCCACATATTCCGATCAAATCAAATATATGTGCCTCGGAGGGATTGTTTTTGCTACCGGTGCTATGGCGGGACTGGCCGGAGGATACGCGTTTTACACCATTTTCGAAGAGCGCGGTTCGGCCATAGACAACCCAGTCGATGTCAAGGCTGCGGTGATGGCGGTGGTGTTTGGCATCATTTGGGGACTCATCATCTACAACATTGACCGATTCATTGTGACCAGCACCGGCAAAGGTGACGGTACCGAAGCCATTACCATCGCAGAACTGAAAACCGCCCTTCCACGTATCATTATGGGCGCTATTATCGCCATGACGATATCGAAACCGGTGGAAATCCGAATGTTCAAAACAGAGATTGATATCAAGCTACGGGAAAAGCAACTGGAACAACAGGCGGAATACCAGGCTAAAGTAGAGCAAACCTACGCCGATCGTGAGAAATTGTTGCTTTCCGACTTTAAGAAACTCGAAGACCAGCGGAAAATTCTATTGAATAAAATCAAAGAATACGACGATCAATATCGGGAGGAAATGGCTGCGGGCCAGGGCGGAAGAGGTAAGGGAGAAGGCCCCGTTGCACTAGCCCTTAAAAGCGAACGGCAAAAGGCAGAGGCGGACCTGAACTCCTTCGACAGCTATCATTCGGATGAACTTAAAGAACTGAACAACCGCAAAAAGCAACTCAGGGAGGCGAAAGAAAACGAACGGGGGAACAACGAAGCGATTGCGAATGGACTTGACGGTCTGCTGGAACGAATCAAAATTGCCCATGAAGTGGCCGGATTCTGGATATCGCTCTTTATCACATTGTTATTCATGGCCATTGAGCTCACGCCGATCTTCTTTAAACTGATGCTGACCAAAACAACCTACGACTATCTCGCAGAGAATCGCGACGAACTCATAAAGGCAGAGAACGGCATCGAAGTGCAATATGACCACTATACGTCCAAAGGGGGAACCGAATTGCACCTGGTGGTCAATCATCAGGCAAAGAAGTTGATTTTCGAAAAAAAGAAAGTCGCCCAAATTCAGGAGGAGCTTACCAACTACGCCATTGAACGCTATAAAGAGCGTGAAATGCGCAAAATTGACGAGAACCTCGATACGTATATCCGGGTAGCTGATGAAAAGCAAGTCTGA